The Panacibacter microcysteis genome includes a window with the following:
- the ispG gene encoding (E)-4-hydroxy-3-methylbut-2-enyl-diphosphate synthase: protein MQLYCNSLTQVSRLKTKEVKIGDLLLGNNHPIRVQTMTTTDTMDTIGTVEQSIRCIKAGAELVRITAPSKKEAENLLHIKNELRNRGYHTPLIADIHFTPNAAEIAARIVEKVRVNPGNYVDKKKFEQIEYTDAEYAEEIDRIRERFTPLVNICKQYGTAMRIGTNHGSLSDRIMSRYGDTPMGMVESAMEFLRIARAEAYHNIILSMKSSNPQVMVQAYRLLVQQMDAEFGECYPLHLGVTEAGDGEDGRVKSAAGIGTLLEDGIGDTIRVSLTEDPEFEIPVCKDLVKRYATTAANDGNIPDIEKVPYSPFEYRRRPTFAVDNIGDHHVPVVIADFSKTENVTPKHLESIGYTYDAATDKWNISDAAADYIFTGHNLLGFDLPGTLKVIVYPATWNLAKDKSKYFPIFDGAGFVNGKWKSDTLNFVMLDCYNDQTKLNDYTFLDEIANNNSVAFCLSSTNKHAMPSVRRMFMELQNRNIKNPVILICDSNWQTADEHLIHYATECGALLLDGFGDGICLGMTASSYQRQSESVTNASGRNYLNNSTTEQFINNTAFSILQATRTRISKTEYISCPSCGRTLFDLQETTSMIRSRTNHLKGVKIAIMGCIVNGPGEMADADFGYVGSGVGKITLYKGKEVVKRNVDSAIAVDELINLLKENEAWVDPA, encoded by the coding sequence ATGCAGTTGTATTGTAATTCCCTTACACAGGTAAGCAGGCTTAAAACGAAAGAAGTAAAGATCGGCGATCTCTTGCTGGGCAACAACCATCCTATACGCGTACAAACGATGACCACTACCGATACTATGGATACCATTGGTACGGTGGAGCAAAGTATCCGTTGTATAAAAGCCGGCGCTGAGCTTGTGCGCATTACTGCACCAAGTAAAAAAGAAGCAGAAAACCTGTTGCATATAAAAAATGAACTGCGCAACCGTGGCTATCATACACCATTGATTGCAGACATTCATTTTACACCAAATGCTGCCGAAATAGCCGCCAGAATAGTAGAAAAAGTACGTGTGAACCCCGGGAATTATGTTGACAAGAAAAAGTTTGAACAGATAGAATATACCGATGCTGAATATGCAGAAGAGATAGACAGGATCAGGGAGCGCTTTACCCCGCTCGTTAACATTTGCAAACAGTATGGAACAGCTATGCGTATTGGCACAAACCATGGTTCTCTCAGCGACAGGATCATGAGCCGGTACGGTGATACACCAATGGGTATGGTAGAAAGTGCTATGGAGTTCCTGCGTATTGCACGTGCAGAAGCCTACCATAACATTATCCTCAGCATGAAGTCAAGCAACCCACAGGTAATGGTACAGGCTTATCGCTTACTGGTACAACAGATGGATGCGGAATTTGGCGAATGCTACCCGTTACACCTTGGCGTGACGGAAGCAGGTGATGGTGAGGATGGCCGCGTAAAAAGCGCCGCGGGTATCGGCACTTTGCTGGAAGACGGTATTGGTGATACCATTCGTGTATCCCTGACTGAAGACCCTGAGTTTGAAATACCGGTATGTAAAGACCTCGTAAAGCGTTATGCAACAACCGCCGCAAACGATGGCAATATTCCCGACATTGAAAAAGTTCCCTACTCGCCCTTTGAATACAGGAGAAGACCAACTTTTGCCGTAGATAATATTGGCGATCATCATGTACCGGTGGTAATTGCAGATTTCAGCAAAACTGAAAACGTTACACCAAAGCACCTTGAAAGCATCGGTTATACCTACGATGCCGCCACTGATAAATGGAACATCAGCGATGCGGCTGCAGATTACATTTTTACAGGGCATAACCTGCTCGGTTTTGATCTGCCCGGCACATTAAAAGTTATTGTTTACCCCGCAACATGGAACCTTGCAAAAGACAAGTCAAAATACTTCCCCATTTTTGATGGTGCCGGATTTGTAAACGGCAAATGGAAAAGTGACACACTGAATTTTGTGATGCTCGACTGTTATAATGACCAGACCAAACTGAATGATTACACCTTTCTTGATGAAATTGCCAACAATAATTCAGTAGCCTTTTGTCTAAGCAGTACGAATAAACACGCAATGCCATCTGTGCGCCGTATGTTTATGGAACTTCAAAACCGCAACATCAAAAACCCGGTAATCCTTATCTGCGACAGCAACTGGCAAACAGCAGATGAACACCTTATTCATTATGCCACAGAGTGTGGCGCATTGTTGTTAGACGGCTTTGGAGATGGCATTTGCCTTGGCATGACCGCCTCAAGCTATCAACGTCAGTCAGAAAGCGTTACAAATGCCAGTGGCAGAAACTACCTGAACAACAGCACTACCGAGCAGTTTATCAACAACACCGCCTTTAGTATTCTGCAGGCCACACGTACACGCATCTCCAAAACAGAATACATCTCCTGCCCTTCCTGCGGCAGAACGCTTTTCGACCTGCAGGAAACCACTTCCATGATCCGTTCCCGCACCAACCACCTGAAAGGTGTAAAGATTGCTATCATGGGTTGCATTGTAAACGGCCCCGGCGAAATGGCCGATGCCGATTTTGGGTATGTTGGCAGCGGGGTTGGCAAGATCACGTTATACAAGGGCAAAGAAGTGGTAAAACGCAATGTTGACAGCGCCATTGCTGTAGATGAACTCATTAACCTGCTAAAAGAAAACGAAGCCTGGGTAGACCCTGCGTAG
- a CDS encoding gliding motility-associated C-terminal domain-containing protein, which translates to MPKVFITILLLIPLVVFAQNSNCIPALTLTGNNSSCLGAMVTIKASVTNPGTNAVFSWKKNNTAVGTNNASFAASDLHDEDIITCTYACTTACGYDTVVTTAPFIVTVLNDFEPVITIANNDPLICEGEQTLFTSAVDYKYGTPIYNWTVNGVPVGNKTTYTTDSLTNGAEVKCLMQVIIPSCADTLYSLSKMNIYVYPMIHPAIKITPTATNICVGEEVTFTATANGGAFPTFTWMINDTATGDTGAALITSKLKDGDSVSCIITIDQDSRCKTTTSAPSNKVGMRVRDFIHPAVFVTSPETTVCAGRPVTFNAQPQYEGDYTYYQWMVNDYYAGQNSPNFTSDKFANGDRVYCSLTTNIPGCSHNETVKSATETVTIKPGPEISFTTPAPEIPFGTAATINATITTQPASVLWKPDGVVVPATALNATTIPLRNDTTLSISITDVNGCTASKEIFIKVLHRVNIPSAFTPNNDGRNDLFRIPKDASIELHEFAVFDRWGNRIFLTKDKYTGWNGTYKSQLLSPGSYVYVIKGIVEHETVIIKGTVTLIR; encoded by the coding sequence ATGCCAAAGGTTTTTATCACCATACTGCTTCTGATCCCGCTTGTTGTCTTTGCGCAAAACAGTAACTGTATTCCGGCATTAACCCTTACCGGCAATAATAGCAGTTGCCTCGGGGCGATGGTTACCATTAAAGCCAGCGTAACAAACCCAGGCACCAACGCCGTTTTTTCCTGGAAGAAAAACAATACCGCCGTGGGCACCAACAACGCATCCTTTGCTGCCAGCGACCTGCACGATGAAGACATAATAACGTGCACCTATGCCTGCACTACAGCCTGCGGTTACGATACGGTGGTAACAACCGCCCCGTTTATCGTAACAGTGCTGAACGACTTTGAGCCCGTAATAACCATTGCCAATAATGACCCGTTGATCTGCGAGGGAGAACAAACGCTCTTTACATCTGCCGTAGATTATAAATATGGAACCCCAATCTATAACTGGACGGTAAACGGTGTGCCCGTTGGCAATAAAACGACTTATACCACAGATAGCCTCACAAACGGCGCAGAAGTAAAATGCCTGATGCAGGTGATCATTCCATCCTGTGCAGATACGTTGTACTCCCTTTCCAAAATGAATATTTATGTGTACCCGATGATTCACCCCGCCATTAAAATAACACCCACTGCCACTAATATATGTGTTGGTGAAGAAGTAACCTTTACCGCAACTGCCAACGGCGGCGCATTCCCAACTTTCACCTGGATGATCAACGATACTGCAACAGGTGATACCGGTGCAGCGCTGATTACCAGCAAGCTCAAAGACGGCGATTCTGTAAGCTGCATCATTACCATAGACCAGGATTCGAGGTGCAAGACTACTACAAGCGCACCCTCCAACAAAGTTGGTATGCGCGTAAGAGATTTTATTCATCCTGCCGTGTTTGTTACCTCTCCGGAAACGACTGTTTGTGCAGGCAGACCCGTTACATTTAATGCGCAGCCGCAATACGAGGGTGACTATACATACTACCAATGGATGGTGAATGATTATTACGCGGGGCAGAACTCGCCAAATTTTACATCAGACAAGTTTGCAAACGGCGACCGCGTGTATTGCAGTTTAACCACCAACATCCCGGGATGTTCGCATAATGAAACGGTGAAGTCTGCCACCGAAACGGTTACAATAAAACCTGGTCCTGAAATAAGTTTTACAACACCTGCACCCGAAATACCTTTTGGAACAGCAGCAACCATCAATGCAACCATTACAACGCAGCCGGCAAGTGTATTGTGGAAGCCCGATGGTGTTGTTGTGCCAGCCACCGCGCTTAATGCAACCACCATTCCGCTGAGAAATGACACAACGCTTTCGATCAGTATTACCGATGTAAATGGCTGTACCGCCTCAAAAGAAATTTTCATTAAAGTGCTGCACCGTGTAAATATTCCTTCGGCTTTTACACCTAATAATGATGGCAGGAATGATCTTTTCCGCATACCAAAAGATGCAAGCATAGAGTTGCACGAGTTTGCGGTTTTTGACAGGTGGGGCAACCGCATTTTTCTTACAAAAGACAAGTACACCGGCTGGAACGGAACGTATAAAAGTCAGTTGCTTTCGCCCGGCAGCTATGTTTATGTTATCAAAGGAATAGTGGAGCACGAAACAGTTATTATCAAAGGCACCGTAACACTTATACGTTAG
- a CDS encoding vWA domain-containing protein gives MIADWLQHIEFAYPWVLGLLILVPVLIYEYARSNRKRQAPMLVTTTHFLQGVKDIKASLLHLPFVLRCIGIVMLIVAMALPRLKYTEQLTEGEGIDIVLCFDISGSMLAKDFQPNRLEAAKTVAKEFVQQRPGDRIGVVIFSSASFTLCPVTPDHNAVLLQISNIESGYLQEEGTAIGSGLAASVDRLRKGKSKSKVVILLTDGVDVGGSVPPDLAKQMARQYNIKVYTIGIGSEKEIDETTTSALGTVTQKRKLEFNEDLLKDIAQTTGGQYFQATDNAALQKIYASINQLEKTKIEVTTYDHYTNKFFPFLLIGIVALFAEMLLRYTVFRKFP, from the coding sequence ATGATAGCTGATTGGCTGCAACATATCGAATTTGCTTACCCGTGGGTACTGGGGCTCCTTATACTGGTGCCGGTATTGATCTATGAGTATGCACGCAGCAACCGTAAACGGCAGGCGCCAATGCTGGTGACCACCACACACTTTCTGCAGGGTGTAAAAGACATCAAAGCATCATTGCTTCACCTGCCATTTGTATTACGTTGTATCGGCATTGTTATGCTTATTGTGGCCATGGCTCTGCCGCGGCTCAAATACACAGAGCAGCTGACAGAAGGAGAAGGTATTGATATTGTATTGTGCTTCGATATCAGTGGCAGTATGCTGGCAAAAGATTTTCAGCCAAACAGGCTGGAGGCCGCAAAAACAGTAGCCAAAGAATTTGTACAACAACGCCCCGGCGACAGGATTGGCGTGGTCATTTTCAGCAGTGCGAGTTTTACTTTGTGCCCCGTAACACCCGATCACAATGCCGTGCTGCTGCAGATCAGCAATATAGAAAGTGGTTACCTGCAGGAAGAAGGTACAGCCATCGGGTCAGGGCTTGCCGCCAGTGTAGACAGGCTGCGCAAAGGAAAATCGAAAAGTAAAGTAGTGATACTGCTTACAGACGGTGTTGATGTTGGTGGCAGCGTGCCGCCTGATCTTGCAAAGCAAATGGCCAGGCAGTATAACATTAAAGTGTACACGATTGGTATTGGCAGTGAAAAGGAGATCGATGAAACAACCACTTCGGCACTCGGTACGGTTACACAAAAACGCAAGCTGGAATTTAATGAAGACCTTTTGAAAGATATTGCGCAAACCACTGGTGGGCAATATTTCCAGGCCACTGATAATGCAGCTTTACAAAAGATTTATGCCAGTATCAACCAACTCGAAAAAACAAAAATTGAAGTCACTACTTACGACCACTACACAAATAAATTTTTTCCTTTCCTGCTCATTGGTATAGTTGCTTTATTTGCAGAAATGTTGTTGCGCTATACCGTATTCAGAAAGTTCCCGTAA
- a CDS encoding DUF58 domain-containing protein codes for MKLFRRNKENQQINHAPPVGDGITSLLKKVRELEIKSKRLTNHLFTGEYHTAFKGRGMAFKEVREYQPGDDIRFIEWNVSARMGHTYSKLFEEERELSVHLLVDVSASSLFGTNKQTKRDLIAEMCAVLAFSAISNNDKAGLILFSDKVEKYIPARKGKDHVLYMIRELLNHQPHSAQTDIQKALQFLNRTTKHKSIVFILSDFADAGYHDALRVAAKRHDVIGVQTYDARDEQLPKVGLLQVYDAETGNTAWLNTSDPYTRQRYNNQFHKIMEDAKITFRTAGADLMQVATGEDYVKKLQEFFIRRA; via the coding sequence ATGAAATTATTCAGGCGCAATAAAGAAAATCAGCAAATCAATCATGCCCCGCCGGTAGGCGATGGCATTACTTCTTTGCTCAAAAAAGTACGGGAGCTCGAAATAAAAAGCAAGCGTCTTACCAACCATCTTTTCACCGGAGAATACCATACAGCTTTCAAAGGCCGCGGTATGGCTTTTAAAGAAGTAAGAGAGTACCAGCCCGGAGACGATATCAGGTTTATAGAATGGAACGTGTCAGCACGCATGGGCCATACCTACAGCAAACTGTTTGAAGAAGAAAGAGAGCTGAGCGTACACCTGCTGGTAGATGTAAGTGCCAGCAGTTTGTTTGGTACAAACAAACAAACAAAAAGAGATCTTATTGCAGAAATGTGTGCAGTGCTTGCTTTCTCTGCCATCAGCAACAACGATAAAGCAGGTCTTATTTTATTCAGTGATAAGGTAGAAAAATATATACCGGCAAGAAAGGGAAAAGATCACGTGTTGTATATGATCAGGGAGCTTTTAAATCATCAGCCACACTCGGCGCAGACAGATATACAAAAAGCGTTGCAGTTTTTAAACAGAACAACAAAGCATAAAAGCATTGTTTTTATACTGAGCGATTTTGCAGATGCCGGCTACCACGATGCGCTGCGCGTTGCTGCAAAAAGACATGATGTTATAGGCGTGCAAACCTACGACGCAAGAGATGAACAGTTGCCCAAAGTAGGTTTACTGCAGGTGTACGACGCAGAAACAGGCAATACTGCATGGCTCAATACCAGCGACCCGTACACAAGGCAGCGCTACAATAACCAATTTCATAAAATAATGGAAGACGCAAAGATTACATTCCGTACAGCCGGTGCAGATCTTATGCAGGTAGCAACAGGAGAAGATTACGTAAAAAAATTGCAGGAATTTTTTATCAGGAGAGCTTAA
- a CDS encoding AAA family ATPase, with protein sequence MQTGEDIRLLNQKIEQASAFIDRLRSELSKVVIGQLHMVDSLLTGLLCNGHVLLEGVPGLAKTLTIKSLAEGVHAKFSRIQFTPDLLPADVVGTMIYNQQRNEFIVRKGPIFANFILADEINRAPAKVQSALLEAMQEKQVTIGEATYKLEEPFLVLATQNPLEQEGTYPLPEAQVDRFMLKIIVGYPNKKEEQFIIRQQVQNELLPKINSVASITEIMHARDLVKQVYMDEKIEQYIVDIVFATRYPEQYNLGKHKALIGYGASPRGSINLAMAAKAHAFMQKRGFVIPDDVKAICKDVMRHRIGLTYEAEAENITTEKIIEDILKVVLVP encoded by the coding sequence ATGCAAACAGGAGAAGATATAAGGCTGCTCAACCAAAAAATTGAACAGGCTTCTGCATTTATAGACAGGCTTAGATCAGAACTTTCTAAAGTGGTAATCGGTCAGTTGCACATGGTTGACAGCCTGCTTACCGGCTTGTTGTGCAATGGTCACGTGTTACTGGAAGGCGTACCGGGACTTGCGAAAACGCTTACCATCAAATCACTGGCAGAAGGGGTGCATGCAAAATTCAGCCGTATACAGTTTACGCCAGACCTGCTGCCCGCAGATGTTGTAGGCACCATGATCTATAACCAGCAGCGCAATGAATTTATCGTGCGTAAAGGCCCCATCTTTGCAAACTTTATATTGGCAGATGAAATAAACCGGGCGCCTGCAAAAGTGCAGAGCGCATTGCTGGAGGCTATGCAGGAAAAACAGGTAACCATTGGCGAGGCAACCTATAAGCTGGAAGAGCCTTTCCTGGTACTGGCCACACAAAACCCGCTGGAGCAGGAAGGTACTTACCCCCTGCCCGAGGCGCAGGTAGACCGCTTTATGCTAAAGATCATCGTCGGGTACCCCAATAAAAAAGAAGAACAGTTTATTATTCGCCAGCAGGTTCAAAACGAGTTGCTGCCCAAAATAAACAGCGTGGCCAGCATTACAGAAATCATGCACGCAAGAGATCTTGTAAAGCAGGTGTATATGGACGAAAAGATTGAACAATACATTGTAGATATTGTTTTCGCCACACGTTATCCCGAGCAATACAATCTTGGCAAGCACAAGGCACTTATCGGCTATGGCGCCTCGCCACGTGGCAGTATCAACCTTGCCATGGCAGCAAAAGCGCATGCGTTTATGCAAAAACGCGGCTTTGTAATTCCGGATGACGTAAAAGCAATTTGTAAAGATGTAATGCGCCACCGTATCGGTCTTACATACGAGGCAGAAGCAGAGAACATAACAACAGAAAAGATCATTGAAGATATATTGAAAGTGGTGCTGGTGCCATAA
- a CDS encoding SprT-like domain-containing protein: protein MAAVKEHPMHALAAFLPEKSFDKVVYYLHHYKVHLTVTRERKSVLGDYRNAVQGKNHRITVNINLNKYAFLITLLHELAHLLTYEKYGHRVAAHGKEWKSIYGNLLADFVGKQIFPADIEEELKQSLINPAASSCAEESLMRVLRRYDDKKEHVVLVEEIKLNELFATKDGRIFRKGEKLRKRFRCTEVKTGLVYLFSAIYEVLPVGVRK, encoded by the coding sequence ATGGCGGCAGTTAAGGAACATCCTATGCATGCACTGGCAGCCTTCCTGCCGGAAAAAAGTTTTGATAAAGTGGTGTATTACCTGCACCATTACAAAGTGCACCTTACTGTTACACGCGAAAGAAAATCTGTACTGGGCGATTACCGCAATGCCGTACAGGGCAAAAATCATCGTATTACCGTCAACATCAATCTTAATAAATACGCCTTTCTTATTACGCTGCTGCACGAACTGGCACACCTGTTAACGTACGAAAAGTACGGGCATCGGGTAGCTGCTCATGGCAAAGAATGGAAGAGCATTTATGGTAACCTCCTGGCAGATTTTGTAGGTAAACAAATCTTTCCGGCAGATATTGAAGAGGAGCTGAAGCAATCGCTTATAAACCCGGCTGCAAGCAGTTGCGCAGAAGAATCTCTGATGCGTGTATTACGCCGTTACGATGATAAAAAAGAGCATGTGGTACTCGTTGAAGAAATAAAACTCAACGAACTCTTTGCAACAAAAGATGGCCGCATTTTCAGGAAAGGAGAAAAGCTGCGCAAGCGCTTTCGCTGCACCGAAGTAAAGACAGGACTGGTATATTTATTCAGTGCTATTTATGAAGTATTGCCGGTGGGGGTAAGGAAATAA
- a CDS encoding AtpZ/AtpI family protein has product MKAPKSNKALLLSYLGFAFQLMASLGLATYIGWWLDKWIKSGMYLFIWLLPLVVVVGLIVKAVKDTSKK; this is encoded by the coding sequence ATGAAAGCACCCAAAAGCAACAAAGCGCTCCTGTTGAGTTATCTTGGCTTCGCATTCCAGTTAATGGCATCACTGGGGCTGGCCACCTACATTGGCTGGTGGCTTGATAAGTGGATAAAATCGGGTATGTATTTGTTTATCTGGTTGCTACCTTTGGTGGTGGTAGTTGGTTTGATTGTAAAGGCCGTAAAGGACACTTCAAAAAAATAA
- a CDS encoding nitrilase family protein, whose product MNKLKIASAQFEHRSGDKAYNLAVIEQLAGKAAAEGANVIAFHECSVTGYTFARKLSREAMLGLAEPVPGGASIQRLAAIAGAHDIAICAGLFEKDDAGKLYKAYVCVTGDGVIAKFRKLHPFINPYLTPGDSYCVFDLYGWKCGILICYDNNIAENVRATKLLGADIIFMPHVTMCTPSTRPGAGFVDAALWQNRENDPTSLRLEFEGMKGREWLMKWLPSRAYDNAVYAVFSNAIGMDDDQLKNGCSMIIDPFGDILAECKSFDDSFVIATVTPEKINLAGGTRYIKARRPDLYRDIIGREHTPEQKVVWLG is encoded by the coding sequence ATGAATAAACTAAAAATAGCGTCTGCCCAATTTGAACACAGGAGTGGCGACAAAGCGTACAACCTTGCTGTAATTGAACAACTGGCCGGAAAAGCGGCGGCAGAAGGTGCCAATGTAATTGCATTTCATGAATGCTCTGTAACAGGCTACACCTTTGCCCGTAAGCTTTCCCGTGAAGCAATGCTCGGGCTTGCAGAGCCTGTGCCCGGCGGAGCCAGTATACAGCGGCTGGCTGCTATTGCCGGCGCCCATGACATTGCCATTTGCGCAGGACTGTTTGAAAAAGATGATGCCGGTAAACTGTATAAAGCGTATGTATGTGTTACCGGAGATGGCGTTATAGCAAAGTTCAGAAAACTGCATCCGTTTATCAACCCTTACCTGACGCCGGGCGACAGCTATTGTGTATTTGACCTGTATGGCTGGAAATGTGGTATACTCATTTGCTACGACAATAACATTGCAGAAAACGTGCGGGCCACAAAGCTGCTGGGTGCGGACATTATCTTTATGCCGCATGTAACCATGTGCACACCGTCTACCAGGCCGGGTGCCGGTTTTGTGGATGCTGCATTATGGCAAAACCGCGAAAACGACCCTACTTCTCTGCGGCTTGAATTTGAAGGTATGAAAGGCCGCGAATGGCTGATGAAATGGCTGCCATCGAGGGCATATGACAATGCCGTGTACGCTGTTTTTTCCAATGCCATTGGCATGGATGATGACCAGCTAAAAAACGGCTGCTCGATGATCATTGATCCTTTTGGTGATATACTGGCAGAGTGTAAAAGTTTTGATGACAGCTTTGTGATTGCAACTGTAACACCTGAAAAGATCAACCTGGCAGGTGGCACGAGGTATATTAAAGCCAGGCGACCGGACCTGTACAGGGACATTATCGGCCGCGAACATACACCGGAACAAAAAGTGGTGTGGCTGGGGTAG
- a CDS encoding glycosyltransferase produces the protein MHLIEIPGFLQIIIFSCFCAVIAIQLFYYLFFFNRLAQYKPPLKSASQEYPVSVIVCARDEAENIVKNLPGILVQQYRTTHEVIVVNDNSTDETKFLLDEFRKSFKNLNPVALIQEAKMIPGKKFPLSMGIKAAKYEVVLLTDADCVPASENWIQKMQEAYYDDKQIVLGYGAYHKRPGLLNKLIRFETFHSALQYLSYALAGKPYMGVGRNLSYKKALFFNNKGFSAINHIPGGDDDLFINMVATKDNTAIMIEPEAHTLSEPKTTFSDWQRQKTRHYTTARYYKPLHKFLLGLYSFSQVLVYPLFVAAILFYTWWIGLAVYCIRLLVQAYVWNKTMKRLNEADLFPYFLFFDIWMFFYYVLFTPALFKRPAKNWS, from the coding sequence ATGCATTTAATTGAGATACCGGGCTTTCTGCAAATCATTATATTCAGCTGTTTTTGTGCCGTTATTGCCATACAGCTTTTTTACTACCTTTTTTTCTTTAACCGGCTGGCACAATACAAACCGCCATTAAAATCCGCATCGCAGGAATACCCTGTTTCTGTTATTGTGTGCGCAAGAGATGAAGCGGAAAACATTGTAAAAAACCTGCCGGGTATTTTGGTACAGCAATACAGAACCACGCATGAAGTAATTGTGGTAAATGACAACAGTACCGATGAAACAAAATTCCTGCTTGATGAGTTTCGCAAATCGTTTAAAAACCTTAACCCTGTAGCGCTTATCCAGGAAGCTAAAATGATACCCGGCAAAAAATTTCCCTTGTCGATGGGTATTAAAGCGGCGAAATATGAGGTGGTATTGCTTACCGACGCGGACTGTGTGCCGGCCAGTGAAAACTGGATCCAGAAAATGCAGGAAGCTTATTATGATGACAAGCAGATTGTGCTTGGCTATGGCGCCTATCATAAAAGGCCCGGGCTGTTGAATAAACTCATCAGGTTCGAAACGTTTCACAGTGCATTGCAGTATCTTTCGTATGCGCTGGCCGGCAAACCTTATATGGGCGTGGGCCGCAACCTGTCTTACAAAAAAGCATTGTTCTTTAACAATAAAGGGTTTTCGGCCATTAATCATATACCGGGCGGAGACGATGACCTGTTTATAAACATGGTGGCAACAAAAGACAATACTGCCATTATGATTGAGCCCGAAGCACACACGCTGAGCGAGCCCAAAACCACCTTTTCTGACTGGCAACGACAAAAAACAAGGCACTACACCACGGCCAGATATTATAAACCGCTCCATAAATTCCTGCTTGGATTATATTCTTTTTCCCAGGTATTGGTTTACCCGCTTTTTGTGGCCGCCATACTGTTTTATACCTGGTGGATCGGGCTTGCGGTTTATTGCATACGCCTGCTGGTACAGGCGTATGTATGGAACAAAACCATGAAACGTTTAAACGAAGCAGATCTTTTTCCGTATTTTCTTTTCTTTGATATCTGGATGTTTTTTTATTATGTGTTGTTTACACCGGCATTGTTTAAAAGGCCGGCAAAAAACTGGAGTTAG
- the rsmG gene encoding 16S rRNA (guanine(527)-N(7))-methyltransferase RsmG, whose translation MDIIIKYFSEFTDKQVQQFAALEALYKDWNSKINVISRKDIDSLYEKHVLHSLAIAAVIEFKAGTQIIDIGTGGGFPGIPLAIFFPEVEFHLVDSIAKKLKVVEGIAAGVGLTNVTTQHTRAEDIKNRKFDFVVSRAVAPIKDLWQWGKPLIKKGREQELPNGLICLKGGDLAKEISESRLRPRMVAIEEIFKEEYFKEKYLLHVSA comes from the coding sequence ATGGATATTATTATCAAATATTTTTCGGAGTTTACTGATAAGCAGGTGCAGCAGTTTGCGGCACTGGAGGCGTTGTACAAAGACTGGAACAGCAAGATCAATGTAATTTCAAGGAAAGACATTGATAGTTTATACGAAAAACATGTATTGCATTCGCTGGCAATAGCTGCGGTTATTGAATTTAAAGCTGGTACACAAATTATAGATATTGGTACCGGTGGCGGTTTTCCCGGCATTCCGCTGGCTATATTTTTTCCGGAAGTGGAGTTTCACCTCGTGGACAGTATTGCCAAAAAACTAAAAGTGGTAGAAGGTATTGCAGCCGGCGTTGGACTTACGAATGTAACCACACAGCATACCCGTGCAGAAGACATTAAAAACCGGAAGTTCGATTTTGTAGTGTCGCGTGCAGTGGCGCCCATCAAAGATCTGTGGCAATGGGGCAAGCCGCTGATAAAAAAAGGCCGTGAGCAGGAGTTGCCAAATGGATTGATCTGTTTAAAAGGCGGCGACCTTGCAAAAGAAATATCGGAAAGCAGGCTACGGCCACGTATGGTTGCCATAGAGGAAATTTTTAAAGAGGAGTATTTTAAAGAAAAATATCTCCTGCATGTATCAGCCTAG